The nucleotide window GGGCATACCGTGCTGGAAGCGGGCAATGGGCGGGAAGCGCTGGATACCCTGGCATTGCAGGAAGTGGACTGCGTACTCATGGACGTGCAGATGCCGGTCATGGACGGCACGGAGACCACTCTGCGCATCCGCGCCGGAGAACTGGGAACCGCGCGCCGCAGCCTGCCTGTGGTGGCGGTGACGGCCCACGCCATGAAAGGCGACCGGGAAAGTTTTTTGGCGGCCGGAATGGACGATTATCTTGCCAAGCCCGTGGACCGCAAGGACTTGCGGCAGGTGCTGGCCCGTCTTTTCGGATCAGGCCGGTCCCCCCTTCACTACTAGAAAGGGAACCATTCAAGGCAAGGCGTCCCTACCGTACGCAATGGGGTGTGCTCTTTGAAGCGTGCCGGAGCTTGCTGTTTTGGGAACGTCCTTGGACGGCCGACGTTGCCTGATCCGTTATCCCGTGCTATTGCGCTGAAAATTCAGAATGTTGTGGAGGCGTCGTGCTCGAATTTCTAGGCGTGACCCTGTTTATTCTTTTGGCGGCCATGGCCCCGGGCGCGGATTTTGCCATGGTCATGCGCAATTCCCTGCTCTACTCCCGCCAGGCCGCCTGTTGCACGGCCCTGGGCGTGGGCAGCAGCATGCTGGTCCACCTTTCCTACAGCTTGTTCGGGCTGGCCATGATCATTGCCCAGTCCGCCACGCTTTTTGCCATGGTCAAGTATGCGGGAGCCGCGTATCTTTTCTGGCTCGGGGTGCAAAGTCTGCGCGCTGCTTCGGCTGGGCAGGACACCTGCTCCCACACCGCGCCACGTCCCACGAAAATGCGTACTGCTTTTGCCCAAGGATTTTTCTGCAATTTGCTCAATCCCAAGGCGCCGTTGTTTTTTCTGGCCTTTTATTCCGTGGTCGTGCCAAGCGGCGCTTCGCTGGAGGTGCGCGCCCTGTACGGGCTGGAATGCGCCGTGGTGGTGGGAGGCTGGTTCGTGCTGTTGGCCCTGTTGGTCACGCATGCCCCGGTGCGCCGCGTTTTGGCAAAGGCCAAAGCCTGGATTGCACGCTTGCTCGGCGGCACCATGCTCTATTTTGCGGTGCGGCTGGCTTTGCTGACACGCTGACCCGGGCCGGATTACAAATCCACGATGGTGATTTGCTCCGGTGTCAGATCCTGCCCCAAAAACACGCCCGCCACACGCGCAAAACGTCCGGCACCGTCCGTGGCCATAAACCGGACCCGTTCCTCGGCATTGGCCTGCTTGCCCCGTCGCAATCCCGCCTGATCCAGATATTCGGCCACTTGGGCCGCGGCCGTGGCCGCGGAATCAATGACCGCCACGCCTGATCCCGCCACGCGGGCGATGGGTGCGCAAAGCACCGGGAAAT belongs to Paucidesulfovibrio gracilis DSM 16080 and includes:
- a CDS encoding LysE family translocator, with the protein product MLEFLGVTLFILLAAMAPGADFAMVMRNSLLYSRQAACCTALGVGSSMLVHLSYSLFGLAMIIAQSATLFAMVKYAGAAYLFWLGVQSLRAASAGQDTCSHTAPRPTKMRTAFAQGFFCNLLNPKAPLFFLAFYSVVVPSGASLEVRALYGLECAVVVGGWFVLLALLVTHAPVRRVLAKAKAWIARLLGGTMLYFAVRLALLTR